A single window of Mustela erminea isolate mMusErm1 chromosome 4, mMusErm1.Pri, whole genome shotgun sequence DNA harbors:
- the FUCA2 gene encoding plasma alpha-L-fucosidase isoform X1, which produces MRPQALPGLRRALPLRLPLLPLLPLLLLSLAPGAAPRAPRFDPTWESLDARPLPVWFDRAKFGIFIHWGVFSVPSFGSEWFWWYWQEKKIPMYVEFMKNNYPPNFKYEDFGPLFTAKFFNASHWADIFQASGAKYIVLTSKHHEGFTLWGSQYSWNWNAVDEGPKRDLVKELEVAIRKRTDLRFGLYYSLFEWFHPLFLKDESRSFQQQQFPVSKTLPELYELVNKYQPEILWSDGDGDAPDHYWNSTGFLAWLYNRSPVRDTVVTNDRWGYGTICKHGGYYTCSDRYNPGHLLPHKWENCMTIDKFSWGYRRDAGINDYLTIKELVKELVETVSCGGNLLMNIGPTHDGTISVIFEERLRQMGTWLKVNGEAIYETHPWRSQSDDVTPNVWYTSKRKQKLVYAIFLEWPTSRHLFLSQPIATLGVTKIKLLGHGQPLNWTSLKPNGLLVELPHLTLHQMPCKWGWALALTNVI; this is translated from the exons ATGCGGCCCCAGGCGCTCCCGGGGCTCCGGCGGGCGCTCCCGCTGCGGCTGCCGCTGCTaccgctgctgccgctgctgctgctgtcgCTCGCGCCCGGCGCCGCCCCCCGCGCGCCGCGCTTCGACCCCACCTGGGAGTCCCTGGACGCCCGCCCGCTGCCGGTCTGGTTCGACCGGGCCAAGTTCGGCATCTTCATCCACTGGGGGGTGTTCTCCGTGCCCAGTTTCGGGAGCGAGTGGTTCTG gTGGTATTGGCAAGAGAAAAAGATACCGatgtatgtggaatttatgaaaaataattaccCTCCTAATTTCAAATATGAAGATTTTGGACCACTATTTACAGCAAAGTTTTTTAATGCAAGCCACTGGGCAGATATTTTTCAGGCTTCTGGTGCCAAATACATTGTCTTAACGTCCAAACATCATGAAG GCTTTACCCTGTGGGGCTCCCAGTACTCCTGGAACTGGAACGCTGTAGATGAGGGGCCGAAGAGGGACCTCGTCAAGGAACTCGAGGTGGCCATTAGGAAGAGGACTGACCTGCGTTTTGGACTGTACTATTCCCTTTTTGAATGGTTTCATCCACTCTTCCTTAAGGATGAGTCCAGATCATTCCAACAGCAGCAGTTTCCAGTTTCTAAGACGCTGCCGGAACTCTACGAGTTAGTGAACAAGTATCAGCCGGAGATCCTGTGGTCAGATGGTGATGGCGATGCTCCTGACCACTACTGGAACAGCACAGGCTTCTTGGCCTGGCTGTATAACAGAAG CCCAGTTCGGGACACAGTTGTGACCAATGACCGTTGGGGATATGGTACCATCTGTAAGCATGGTGGCTATTATACCTGCAGTGACCGGTACAACCCAGGACATCTTTTGCCTCATAAATGGGAAAATTGCATGACAATAGACAAGTTTTCCTGGGGCTACAGGAGAGATGCTGGAATTAATGACTATCTTACAATCAAAGAACTAGTGAAG GAACTTGTAGAAACAGTTTCATGTGGAGGAAATCTTTTGATGAATATTGGACCCACACATGATGGCaccatttctgtaatttttgaGGAGCGATTGAGGCAGATGGGGACCTGGCTAAAAGTCAATGGAGAAGCCATTTATGAAACCCACCCTTGGAGGTCCCAGAGTGATGATGTCACCCCAAATGTGTG GTACACATCCAAACGTAAACAAAAATTGGTCTATGCCATATTTCTTGAATGGCCCACGTCAAGGCATCTGTTTCTTAGCCAACCGATAGCTACTCTGGGAGTAACAAAG
- the FUCA2 gene encoding plasma alpha-L-fucosidase isoform X2 → MRPQALPGLRRALPLRLPLLPLLPLLLLSLAPGAAPRAPRFDPTWESLDARPLPVWFDRAKFGIFIHWGVFSVPSFGSEWFWWYWQEKKIPMYVEFMKNNYPPNFKYEDFGPLFTAKFFNASHWADIFQASGAKYIVLTSKHHEGFTLWGSQYSWNWNAVDEGPKRDLVKELEVAIRKRTDLRFGLYYSLFEWFHPLFLKDESRSFQQQQFPVSKTLPELYELVNKYQPEILWSDGDGDAPDHYWNSTGFLAWLYNRSPVRDTVVTNDRWGYGTICKHGGYYTCSDRYNPGHLLPHKWENCMTIDKFSWGYRRDAGINDYLTIKELVKELVETVSCGGNLLMNIGPTHDGTISVIFEERLRQMGTWLKVNGEAIYETHPWRSQSDDVTPNVCLSTWPSTDTCVSVGEGI, encoded by the exons ATGCGGCCCCAGGCGCTCCCGGGGCTCCGGCGGGCGCTCCCGCTGCGGCTGCCGCTGCTaccgctgctgccgctgctgctgctgtcgCTCGCGCCCGGCGCCGCCCCCCGCGCGCCGCGCTTCGACCCCACCTGGGAGTCCCTGGACGCCCGCCCGCTGCCGGTCTGGTTCGACCGGGCCAAGTTCGGCATCTTCATCCACTGGGGGGTGTTCTCCGTGCCCAGTTTCGGGAGCGAGTGGTTCTG gTGGTATTGGCAAGAGAAAAAGATACCGatgtatgtggaatttatgaaaaataattaccCTCCTAATTTCAAATATGAAGATTTTGGACCACTATTTACAGCAAAGTTTTTTAATGCAAGCCACTGGGCAGATATTTTTCAGGCTTCTGGTGCCAAATACATTGTCTTAACGTCCAAACATCATGAAG GCTTTACCCTGTGGGGCTCCCAGTACTCCTGGAACTGGAACGCTGTAGATGAGGGGCCGAAGAGGGACCTCGTCAAGGAACTCGAGGTGGCCATTAGGAAGAGGACTGACCTGCGTTTTGGACTGTACTATTCCCTTTTTGAATGGTTTCATCCACTCTTCCTTAAGGATGAGTCCAGATCATTCCAACAGCAGCAGTTTCCAGTTTCTAAGACGCTGCCGGAACTCTACGAGTTAGTGAACAAGTATCAGCCGGAGATCCTGTGGTCAGATGGTGATGGCGATGCTCCTGACCACTACTGGAACAGCACAGGCTTCTTGGCCTGGCTGTATAACAGAAG CCCAGTTCGGGACACAGTTGTGACCAATGACCGTTGGGGATATGGTACCATCTGTAAGCATGGTGGCTATTATACCTGCAGTGACCGGTACAACCCAGGACATCTTTTGCCTCATAAATGGGAAAATTGCATGACAATAGACAAGTTTTCCTGGGGCTACAGGAGAGATGCTGGAATTAATGACTATCTTACAATCAAAGAACTAGTGAAG GAACTTGTAGAAACAGTTTCATGTGGAGGAAATCTTTTGATGAATATTGGACCCACACATGATGGCaccatttctgtaatttttgaGGAGCGATTGAGGCAGATGGGGACCTGGCTAAAAGTCAATGGAGAAGCCATTTATGAAACCCACCCTTGGAGGTCCCAGAGTGATGATGTCACCCCAAATGTGTG CCTCAGTACTTGGCCCAGCACTGACACATGCGTATCTGTTGGTGAGGGAATATGA